One genomic region from Drosophila busckii strain San Diego stock center, stock number 13000-0081.31 chromosome 3R, ASM1175060v1, whole genome shotgun sequence encodes:
- the LOC108603694 gene encoding alpha-1,6-mannosyl-glycoprotein 2-beta-N-acetylglucosaminyltransferase isoform X3, whose protein sequence is MSKMRGRILIPLPNTGAMGRKRNNFYMRSIFILALLLFGLLQYHSFNYLDSRDTMLGEAVTNDSVDAILSMVPATLHKYLTPHSRNQSSGSALLLNASAAALAGAGLNSATTISFGIYRPPNITEIRRQIVKYNEMQMVLNEDTFGPLQNDSVIIVIQVHTRISYLRHLIVSLAQARDISKSLLVFSHDYYDDDINDLVQQIDFCKVLQIFYPYSIQTHPNEYPGVDPNDCPRNIKKEQAIISSCNNALYPDLYGHYREAKFTQTKHHWWWKANRVFNELEVTRFHTGPVLFLEEDHYVAEDFLYLLAMMQQRTQDLCPQCNILSLGTYLKTFNYYTYHSKLRVRVRFAKIETQSIRYDFRKVEAMPWISSKHNMGFAFNRTTWMSIRRCARHFCSYDDYNWDWSLQHVSQQCLQRKLHAMIVKGPRVFHIGECGVHHKNKNCESNQVISKVQHVLRIARKSHQLFPRSLVMAVPSLMKKSKLRKGNGGWGDLRDHELCLNMTLPTR, encoded by the exons ATGTCGAAGATGAGAG GTCGCATATTGATCCCGCTGCCTAATACGGGGGCTATGGGACGCAaacgcaacaatttttatatgcgcaGCATATTCATACTGGCGCTACTCCTCTTTGGGCTGCTGCAGTATCACAGCTTCAATTATT TGGATAGTCGCGATACTATGCTGGGTGAGGCGGTGACAAATGATTCAGTGGATGCCATATTGTCCATGGTGCCGGCTACGCTGCACAAATATCTAACGCCACATTCACGCAACCAAAGCTCAGGCTCAG CGCTGCTTTTGAACGCTAGCGCGGCGGCGTTGGCTGGTGCTGGGCTGAATAGCGCCACAACCATTAGTTTTGGCATCTATCGACCGCCTAATATAACGGAAATTCGGCGACAGATTGTTAAATACAACGAAATGCAGATGGTGCTTAACGAAGACACTTTCGGTCCACTGCAAAACGATTCTGTGATAATTGTCATACAG GTGCATACGCGTATTAGTTACCTACGCCACTTGATTGTCAGTCTGGCGCAGGCGCGTGATATATCCAAATCGTTGTTGGTATTCTCGCATGATTATTACGACGATGACATCAACGATCTGGTGCAGCAGATCGACTTCTGCAAGGTGCTACAGATATTTTATCCGTATTCTATACAAACGCATCCAAATGAATATCCCGGCGTGGATCCCAATGACTGCCCTAGAAACATTAAAAAAGAACA AGCTATTATAAGCAGCTGTAATAATGCACTATATCCGGATCTATATGGCCACTATAGAGAGGCCAAGTTTACGCAAACCAAGCATCATTGGTGGTGGAAGGCAAATCGTGTATTTAATGAGCTTGAAGTTACTCGCTTTCATACAGGCCCAGTGCTGTTTCTGGAGGAGGATCACTATGTGGCCGAGGACTTTCTTTATCTGCTGGCCATGatgcagcagcgcacacaaGACTTGTGCCCACAGTGCAACATCTTATCGTTGGGCACCTATCTGAAGACATTCAACTACTACACTTATCACAGCAAG TTGCGCGTACGCGTTCGCTTCGCCAAGATCGAAACACAAAGCATCCGCTATGATTTTCGCAAG GTGGAGGCCATGCCCTGGataagcagcaagcacaaTATGGGCTTCGCCTTCAATCGTACCACGTGGATGAGCATACGACGCTGTGCCAGACACTTTTGCTCGTACGATGACTACAATTGGGACTGGTCCTTGCAGCATGTGTCTCAGCAGTGCTTGCAGCGCAAGTTGCATGCCATGATTGTCAAAGGACCGCGCGTCTTCCACATAGGGGAGTG cggTGTGCATCATAAGAATAAAAACTGTGAATCTAATCAGGTCATCTCAAAGGTGCAGCATGTGCTGCGCATTGCACGTAAATCTCATCAGCTCTTTCCACGCTCGCTGGTCATGGCCGTGCCCAGTTTGATGAAGAAATCAAAGCTGCGCAAGGGCAACGGCGGCTGGGGTGATCTGCGTGATCATGAGCTTTGCCTCAATATGACGCTGCCAACCAGATAA
- the LOC108603694 gene encoding alpha-1,6-mannosyl-glycoprotein 2-beta-N-acetylglucosaminyltransferase isoform X1, producing the protein MSKMRGRILIPLPNTGAMGRKRNNFYMRSIFILALLLFGLLQYHSFNYLDSRDTMLGEAVTNDSVDAILSMVPATLHKYLTPHSRNQSSGSALLLNASAAALAGAGLNSATTISFGIYRPPNITEIRRQIVKYNEMQMVLNEDTFGPLQNDSVIIVIQVHTRISYLRHLIVSLAQARDISKSLLVFSHDYYDDDINDLVQQIDFCKVLQIFYPYSIQTHPNEYPGVDPNDCPRNIKKEQAIISSCNNALYPDLYGHYREAKFTQTKHHWWWKANRVFNELEVTRFHTGPVLFLEEDHYVAEDFLYLLAMMQQRTQDLCPQCNILSLGTYLKTFNYYTYHSKTNKKSYASSLISSNSVLGTSRQHSLSSSSAQSSSTSLKNLKVYVGDTADAYAADSHKNSNNNDNNNNNNNKNKRNNINTITATAATSNFNNNNNYNNDNSNNNNKNTNGAQTWNYHVLPSLYSVYQKVEAMPWISSKHNMGFAFNRTTWMSIRRCARHFCSYDDYNWDWSLQHVSQQCLQRKLHAMIVKGPRVFHIGECGVHHKNKNCESNQVISKVQHVLRIARKSHQLFPRSLVMAVPSLMKKSKLRKGNGGWGDLRDHELCLNMTLPTR; encoded by the exons ATGTCGAAGATGAGAG GTCGCATATTGATCCCGCTGCCTAATACGGGGGCTATGGGACGCAaacgcaacaatttttatatgcgcaGCATATTCATACTGGCGCTACTCCTCTTTGGGCTGCTGCAGTATCACAGCTTCAATTATT TGGATAGTCGCGATACTATGCTGGGTGAGGCGGTGACAAATGATTCAGTGGATGCCATATTGTCCATGGTGCCGGCTACGCTGCACAAATATCTAACGCCACATTCACGCAACCAAAGCTCAGGCTCAG CGCTGCTTTTGAACGCTAGCGCGGCGGCGTTGGCTGGTGCTGGGCTGAATAGCGCCACAACCATTAGTTTTGGCATCTATCGACCGCCTAATATAACGGAAATTCGGCGACAGATTGTTAAATACAACGAAATGCAGATGGTGCTTAACGAAGACACTTTCGGTCCACTGCAAAACGATTCTGTGATAATTGTCATACAG GTGCATACGCGTATTAGTTACCTACGCCACTTGATTGTCAGTCTGGCGCAGGCGCGTGATATATCCAAATCGTTGTTGGTATTCTCGCATGATTATTACGACGATGACATCAACGATCTGGTGCAGCAGATCGACTTCTGCAAGGTGCTACAGATATTTTATCCGTATTCTATACAAACGCATCCAAATGAATATCCCGGCGTGGATCCCAATGACTGCCCTAGAAACATTAAAAAAGAACA AGCTATTATAAGCAGCTGTAATAATGCACTATATCCGGATCTATATGGCCACTATAGAGAGGCCAAGTTTACGCAAACCAAGCATCATTGGTGGTGGAAGGCAAATCGTGTATTTAATGAGCTTGAAGTTACTCGCTTTCATACAGGCCCAGTGCTGTTTCTGGAGGAGGATCACTATGTGGCCGAGGACTTTCTTTATCTGCTGGCCATGatgcagcagcgcacacaaGACTTGTGCCCACAGTGCAACATCTTATCGTTGGGCACCTATCTGAAGACATTCAACTACTACACTTATCACAGCAAG ACTAACAAAAAATCGTATGCTTCCTCGCTGATCTCGTCAAACAGCGTATTAGGAACGAGTAGACAGCATAGTCTAAGCTCATCATCAGCGCAATCATCAAGCACTTCATTAAAGAATCTTAAAGTCTATGTGGGCGACACCGCTGATGCATATGCAGCTGACAGCcacaagaacagcaacaataatgacaacaacaacaacaacaacaataagaataaaagaaataatataaacacaaTCACTGCTACAGCCGCCACATCCAactttaacaataataataattataataacgacaacagcaacaataataataaaaatacaaatggtGCACAAACATGGAACTATCATGTCCTGCCGTCATTATATTCCGTCTATCAGAAG GTGGAGGCCATGCCCTGGataagcagcaagcacaaTATGGGCTTCGCCTTCAATCGTACCACGTGGATGAGCATACGACGCTGTGCCAGACACTTTTGCTCGTACGATGACTACAATTGGGACTGGTCCTTGCAGCATGTGTCTCAGCAGTGCTTGCAGCGCAAGTTGCATGCCATGATTGTCAAAGGACCGCGCGTCTTCCACATAGGGGAGTG cggTGTGCATCATAAGAATAAAAACTGTGAATCTAATCAGGTCATCTCAAAGGTGCAGCATGTGCTGCGCATTGCACGTAAATCTCATCAGCTCTTTCCACGCTCGCTGGTCATGGCCGTGCCCAGTTTGATGAAGAAATCAAAGCTGCGCAAGGGCAACGGCGGCTGGGGTGATCTGCGTGATCATGAGCTTTGCCTCAATATGACGCTGCCAACCAGATAA
- the LOC108603694 gene encoding alpha-1,6-mannosyl-glycoprotein 2-beta-N-acetylglucosaminyltransferase isoform X2: MSKMRGRILIPLPNTGAMGRKRNNFYMRSIFILALLLFGLLQYHSFNYLDSRDTMLGEAVTNDSVDAILSMVPATLHKYLTPHSRNQSSGSALLLNASAAALAGAGLNSATTISFGIYRPPNITEIRRQIVKYNEMQMVLNEDTFGPLQNDSVIIVIQVHTRISYLRHLIVSLAQARDISKSLLVFSHDYYDDDINDLVQQIDFCKVLQIFYPYSIQTHPNEYPGVDPNDCPRNIKKEQAIISSCNNALYPDLYGHYREAKFTQTKHHWWWKANRVFNELEVTRFHTGPVLFLEEDHYVAEDFLYLLAMMQQRTQDLCPQCNILSLGTYLKTFNYYTYHSKVEAMPWISSKHNMGFAFNRTTWMSIRRCARHFCSYDDYNWDWSLQHVSQQCLQRKLHAMIVKGPRVFHIGECGVHHKNKNCESNQVISKVQHVLRIARKSHQLFPRSLVMAVPSLMKKSKLRKGNGGWGDLRDHELCLNMTLPTR, encoded by the exons ATGTCGAAGATGAGAG GTCGCATATTGATCCCGCTGCCTAATACGGGGGCTATGGGACGCAaacgcaacaatttttatatgcgcaGCATATTCATACTGGCGCTACTCCTCTTTGGGCTGCTGCAGTATCACAGCTTCAATTATT TGGATAGTCGCGATACTATGCTGGGTGAGGCGGTGACAAATGATTCAGTGGATGCCATATTGTCCATGGTGCCGGCTACGCTGCACAAATATCTAACGCCACATTCACGCAACCAAAGCTCAGGCTCAG CGCTGCTTTTGAACGCTAGCGCGGCGGCGTTGGCTGGTGCTGGGCTGAATAGCGCCACAACCATTAGTTTTGGCATCTATCGACCGCCTAATATAACGGAAATTCGGCGACAGATTGTTAAATACAACGAAATGCAGATGGTGCTTAACGAAGACACTTTCGGTCCACTGCAAAACGATTCTGTGATAATTGTCATACAG GTGCATACGCGTATTAGTTACCTACGCCACTTGATTGTCAGTCTGGCGCAGGCGCGTGATATATCCAAATCGTTGTTGGTATTCTCGCATGATTATTACGACGATGACATCAACGATCTGGTGCAGCAGATCGACTTCTGCAAGGTGCTACAGATATTTTATCCGTATTCTATACAAACGCATCCAAATGAATATCCCGGCGTGGATCCCAATGACTGCCCTAGAAACATTAAAAAAGAACA AGCTATTATAAGCAGCTGTAATAATGCACTATATCCGGATCTATATGGCCACTATAGAGAGGCCAAGTTTACGCAAACCAAGCATCATTGGTGGTGGAAGGCAAATCGTGTATTTAATGAGCTTGAAGTTACTCGCTTTCATACAGGCCCAGTGCTGTTTCTGGAGGAGGATCACTATGTGGCCGAGGACTTTCTTTATCTGCTGGCCATGatgcagcagcgcacacaaGACTTGTGCCCACAGTGCAACATCTTATCGTTGGGCACCTATCTGAAGACATTCAACTACTACACTTATCACAGCAAG GTGGAGGCCATGCCCTGGataagcagcaagcacaaTATGGGCTTCGCCTTCAATCGTACCACGTGGATGAGCATACGACGCTGTGCCAGACACTTTTGCTCGTACGATGACTACAATTGGGACTGGTCCTTGCAGCATGTGTCTCAGCAGTGCTTGCAGCGCAAGTTGCATGCCATGATTGTCAAAGGACCGCGCGTCTTCCACATAGGGGAGTG cggTGTGCATCATAAGAATAAAAACTGTGAATCTAATCAGGTCATCTCAAAGGTGCAGCATGTGCTGCGCATTGCACGTAAATCTCATCAGCTCTTTCCACGCTCGCTGGTCATGGCCGTGCCCAGTTTGATGAAGAAATCAAAGCTGCGCAAGGGCAACGGCGGCTGGGGTGATCTGCGTGATCATGAGCTTTGCCTCAATATGACGCTGCCAACCAGATAA